From Paenibacillus sp. PK3_47, the proteins below share one genomic window:
- the sigH gene encoding RNA polymerase sporulation sigma factor SigH: MSVDLKELMLSEYDFISDEEIVEIFRGGDSGALEHLINKYRNFVRAKARSYFLIGADREDIVQEGMIGLYKAIRDFKGDKLSSFKAFAELCITRQIITAIKTATRQKHIPLNSYVSLDKPIYDEDSDRTLMDVICGTQVLDPEELIINQEEFIGLEDKMAEILSDLERKVLMLYLDGRSYQEIAEDLKRHVKSIDNALQRVKRKLERYLEVRDN, from the coding sequence GTGAGTGTCGACCTCAAGGAATTAATGCTGTCCGAGTATGATTTCATAAGCGATGAAGAAATTGTCGAGATCTTCCGTGGTGGCGACAGTGGCGCATTGGAGCATCTTATTAACAAGTACCGCAATTTCGTTCGTGCCAAGGCCCGCTCCTATTTTCTGATCGGCGCGGATCGTGAAGATATCGTGCAGGAAGGCATGATTGGACTTTATAAGGCAATCCGCGACTTTAAGGGTGACAAGCTGTCATCGTTCAAGGCATTTGCCGAACTCTGCATTACCCGTCAGATTATAACCGCCATTAAGACGGCTACCCGTCAGAAGCATATTCCGCTCAATTCTTATGTATCTCTGGACAAGCCTATATATGATGAGGATTCAGACCGTACGCTCATGGATGTCATCTGCGGTACACAGGTGCTTGATCCTGAGGAACTGATTATTAACCAGGAAGAATTTATCGGCCTGGAGGATAAGATGGCTGAAATTCTGAGTGATCTGGAACGCAAGGTTCTGATGCTCTATCTGGATGGACGGTCCTATCAGGAGATTGCGGAAGATTTGAAGCGGCATGTAAAGTCTATTGACAATGCGCTGCAGCGGGTGAAACGGAAATTGGAAAGATATCTGGAAGTGCGTGACAATTGA
- a CDS encoding NYN domain-containing protein translates to MADWRDVLLVDGYNMIGGWPELTALSQTGMQEARDRLLDLLADYQAFSGRRVIAVFDAYRVPGLGRSFVQGKVQVFFTKEKETADECIERLVGEFSHRRRQIYVATSDFVEQHVIFAQGALRISARELRLEIEENQKQVKKAIEPESISSKRHSLEEKLPPEMRKRLEDWRRQ, encoded by the coding sequence CGGCTGGCCGGAACTTACGGCACTCTCGCAGACGGGCATGCAGGAAGCACGCGACCGGCTGCTGGATCTGCTGGCTGATTATCAGGCATTCTCCGGGCGGCGCGTCATTGCCGTGTTCGATGCTTACCGTGTGCCGGGACTCGGCCGGTCGTTTGTCCAGGGCAAGGTGCAGGTGTTTTTCACCAAGGAAAAAGAGACTGCTGATGAATGCATCGAACGGCTGGTAGGGGAATTCAGCCACCGCCGCCGGCAGATCTACGTGGCTACCAGCGATTTTGTGGAGCAGCACGTCATTTTTGCCCAAGGGGCGCTGCGGATTTCGGCCAGAGAGCTGCGGCTAGAAATTGAGGAGAACCAGAAGCAGGTCAAAAAAGCAATTGAACCGGAGAGCATCAGCTCCAAGCGCCATTCTCTGGAGGAAAAGCTGCCGCCGGAAATGCGTAAGCGGTTAGAGGACTGGAGACGGCAATAA